From a region of the Argiope bruennichi chromosome 8, qqArgBrue1.1, whole genome shotgun sequence genome:
- the LOC129981725 gene encoding peroxisomal membrane protein PEX14-like, protein MANELKSDGQDDLPIRRHLIDTAVGFLLNPNVKQRPDDAKITFLKKKGLTDSEIAVAFNRIKYEEATDAVSNKDNQIVNAYPLSPYQSPSSFWFYVRSYSSTFASFAIAVYLLHRFYKAYIEPFLFGSKSEKSELSALKQQLIELNNSVSQLSSTVASLELSLNNQLYRGDRSSLYDVESVPRSVRDILEEISNVKCLLLNRFSFPAPPPIAGATIENKTQNEDPKTPSKAVTIPKWQLRDSEHGKSKIDSKEVIENEDKEKSSELTPLENSLSSVRDQIQDQEDRLTIAEGKTQDEGFKTASINNVESLENKNGNSKAYLENKLCAKDKIQDDDSKMTVGNRVRNVIEEILNKDSGVGEDADMSDWVSTYQSDGPNGIDYESTTKSE, encoded by the exons ATGGCAAATGAACTAAAATCTGATGGACAGGACGATCTGCCAATTCGTCGACATTTg ATCGATACAGCTGTTGGCTTCCTTTTAAACCCCAATGTGAAACAAAGACCAGATGATGCAAAgataacatttttgaagaaaaaag gtttAACAGATTCAGAAATAGCTGTGGCTTTCAACAGGATTAAATATGAAGAGGCAACTGATGCTGTCTCTAACAAAGATAATCAAATTGTTAATGCATATCCATTGTCTCCATACCAATCACCTAGCTCTTTTTGGTTTTATGTAAGGAGCTATAGTTCCACATTTGCTAGTTTTGCAATTGCTGTCTATTTATTGCATCGCTTTTACAAA GCATATATTGAACCTTTTCTTTTTGGATCTAAATCTGAAAAAAGTGAACTTTCTGCCTTAAAGCAGCAATTAATAGAATTGAATAATTCTGTTTCTCAGCTTTCTTCTACAGTAGCTTCATTGGAGTTATCTCTTAACAATCAACTATATCGAGGTGATCGATCTTCTCTATATGAT gTAGAATCAGTTCCGAGATCTGTGAGAGATATTctagaagaaatttcaaatgtgaaatgtcTTCTACTAAATag GTTTAGCTTCCCAGCACCACCTCCCATAGCAGGAGCtactatagaaaataaaacacaaaatgaaGATCCTAAAACCCCTTCGAAAGCTGTTACCATACCAAAATGGCAGTTACGTGACTCTGAGCatggaaaatcaaaaatagattcaaaagaagtaatagaaaatgaagacaaagaGAAATCCTCTGAACTAACACCTTTGGAAAATAGCTTAAGCTCAGTAAGAGATCAAATACAGGATCAAGAAGATAGATTAACGATTGCCGAAGGCAAAACACAAGATGAAGGTTTCAAAACTGCTTCAATAAATAATGTGGAgagtttggaaaataaaaatggaaactctaaagcatatttagaaaataagttaTGTGCAAAAGACAAAATCCAAGATGACGATTCCAAAATGACTGTAGGAAATCGTGTAAGAAATGTAATAGAGGAAATACTAAATAAGGATTCTGGTGTTGGAGAGGATGCTGATATGTCTGATTGGGTGTCAACTTATCAAAGTGATGGACCAAATGGCATAGATTATGAATCTACAACAAAGTCTGAATAA